In Alkalihalobacillus sp. TS-13, the following are encoded in one genomic region:
- a CDS encoding VOC family protein, translating to MYKGIHHVSLEVKKLKKARGFYEKVIGFQVSPDRPDFDFDGIWYQIGDTQLHLIVNEKLDEESKPSLDSRARHFAVRVESIDVILERLEKAGYCYLNKPTSKTGWHQVFVQDPDGNVIEFNA from the coding sequence ATGTATAAAGGAATACACCATGTATCACTTGAAGTGAAGAAACTGAAGAAAGCAAGAGGCTTTTACGAAAAAGTAATCGGTTTTCAAGTCAGTCCAGACCGGCCGGACTTCGATTTTGATGGGATCTGGTACCAAATCGGCGATACGCAGCTTCATTTGATTGTGAATGAAAAATTGGATGAAGAAAGCAAACCGTCTTTAGACAGCCGTGCCCGTCATTTCGCGGTCAGGGTAGAATCGATTGATGTTATTCTTGAACGGCTTGAAAAAGCGGGCTATTGTTACTTGAACAAGCCAACCAGTAAAACCGGCTGGCATCAAGTGTTTGTTCAGGATCCAGATGGAAACGTGATTGAGTTCAACGCTTAG
- a CDS encoding phosphatase PAP2 family protein: MAKVINWLHERECSVFQWVNSKCQKSALCRYFMSVTHLGGATGSIGICLLLLVFGSSDLRNIAVQSLLALTISHIPVQLSKKIYPRKRPYMVLPETITISRLLKDHSFPSGHTTATFSVTTPIILWNPLLSIVLLPISFSVAISRMYLGMHYPSDVIGGMLIGTATAWLVHFYFFPLSF, encoded by the coding sequence TTGGCGAAAGTTATCAATTGGCTTCATGAAAGGGAATGCTCTGTCTTTCAGTGGGTGAACAGCAAATGTCAAAAATCTGCATTATGCAGGTATTTCATGTCTGTAACACATCTTGGAGGGGCTACCGGGTCTATCGGGATCTGTCTGTTGTTGCTCGTTTTTGGATCAAGTGATTTACGAAACATAGCTGTGCAAAGCTTATTAGCTCTTACAATCAGCCATATACCTGTTCAACTCAGTAAAAAAATATACCCTCGAAAACGTCCTTACATGGTTTTGCCTGAAACCATCACCATTTCAAGACTTCTTAAGGACCATTCATTTCCATCTGGCCATACTACTGCAACTTTCTCTGTCACCACGCCAATTATTCTGTGGAATCCACTTCTTTCGATTGTTTTATTACCAATTTCCTTTTCAGTGGCGATTTCAAGAATGTATCTCGGCATGCATTATCCATCTGATGTGATTGGTGGAATGTTGATTGGAACGGCGACAGCTTGGCTGGTACATTTCTACTTCTTCCCCCTTTCTTTTTAA
- the metK gene encoding methionine adenosyltransferase yields the protein MAKSRRLFTSESVTEGHPDKICDQISDAILDEILVSDPNARVACETSVNTGLVLVAGEITTSTYVDIPKIVRETVKGIGYTRAKYGFDYETCAVLTSIDEQSADIAQGVNQALEAREGLMTEEEIEAIGAGDQGLMFGYACNETQELMPLPISLSHKLSRRLTEVRKNEVVPYLRPDGKTQVTVEYDENGQPVRVDTIVISTQHHPEVTLEQIKRDLKEHVINPVVPTELIDENTKYFINPTGRFVIGGPQGDAGLTGRKIIVDTYGGYARHGGGAFSGKDPTKVDRSAAYAARYVAKNIVAARLAEKCEVQLAYAIGVAQPVSISIDTFGTGTVSEEKLVELVRANFDLRPAGIIKMLDLRRPIYKQTAAYGHFGRTDIELPWEQTDKAETLKNNA from the coding sequence ATGGCAAAAAGCAGACGTCTATTCACATCTGAATCAGTTACAGAAGGTCATCCGGATAAAATTTGTGACCAGATTTCAGATGCGATTCTAGACGAAATCCTAGTAAGTGACCCAAATGCGCGTGTAGCGTGTGAAACATCTGTGAATACAGGGCTCGTACTCGTTGCAGGTGAGATCACGACTTCTACTTATGTAGACATCCCGAAAATTGTCCGTGAAACGGTGAAAGGGATCGGTTATACACGGGCAAAATATGGTTTCGATTATGAAACGTGTGCAGTTCTCACATCTATAGATGAACAATCTGCTGATATCGCTCAAGGTGTCAACCAGGCACTTGAAGCAAGAGAAGGGTTGATGACAGAAGAAGAGATTGAAGCAATCGGTGCTGGTGACCAAGGATTGATGTTCGGCTATGCGTGTAACGAAACGCAAGAATTGATGCCGCTTCCTATTTCCTTATCACATAAGCTTAGCCGCCGTTTGACAGAAGTACGTAAAAATGAAGTTGTTCCATATTTGCGTCCAGATGGTAAAACACAGGTAACAGTGGAATATGATGAAAACGGTCAACCGGTAAGAGTAGATACGATCGTCATCTCTACTCAACATCATCCTGAAGTAACCCTTGAGCAAATCAAACGTGACTTGAAAGAGCATGTCATCAATCCTGTCGTGCCAACTGAGTTGATTGATGAGAACACAAAATATTTCATCAACCCGACAGGACGTTTCGTCATCGGTGGACCACAAGGCGACGCTGGACTAACTGGCCGTAAAATCATCGTCGACACATACGGAGGATATGCACGCCATGGCGGTGGTGCCTTCTCAGGTAAAGATCCGACAAAAGTTGACCGCTCTGCGGCTTATGCAGCACGTTATGTAGCGAAGAACATCGTAGCAGCTAGGTTAGCTGAAAAATGTGAAGTACAACTTGCTTATGCAATCGGTGTCGCTCAACCTGTATCGATCTCAATTGATACATTTGGCACCGGCACTGTATCGGAAGAAAAGCTTGTTGAACTTGTTCGAGCCAACTTCGATCTTCGTCCTGCAGGAATCATCAAGATGCTTGATCTTCGACGCCCGATTTATAAGCAGACTGCAGCGTATGGTCACTTCGGCCGTACCGATATCGAGCTTCCATGGGAACAAACGGATAAAGCTGAAACTTTGAAAAACAACGCATAA
- the pckA gene encoding phosphoenolpyruvate carboxykinase (ATP), with amino-acid sequence MNTAQFSSLTDELLSKETTHKNLATPRLVESAISRNEGALTSTGALQVETGKYTGRSPKDKFIVMEPSVKDKIDWGSVNQPIDEEKFNNLYKKVIEYLTSKDETFVFQGFAGADKAYQLPLQVINEYAWHNLFARQLFIRPNENDLNDFTPEFQVISAPGFHADPEVDGTNSETFIIISFEKRIVLIGGTEYAGEIKKSIFSVMNYVLPEQDILSMHCSANVGVEGDVALFFGLSGTGKTTLSADPNRRLIGDDEHGWANNGIFNIEGGCYAKCVNLSREKEPQIWNAIRFGTVLENVVSDECSRLVDYNNTTLTENTRAAYPIDAIPNIITPSVAGNPNTIIFLTADAFGVLPPISKLTKEQAMYHFLSGYTSKLAGTERGVTSPQATFSTCFGSPFLPLHAERYTKMLGEKIAQHDVDVYLVNTGWSGGEYGVGKRMDLTHTRAMVQAALEGELRSTETVTDPIFGLHIPTSCPGVPGEVLQPKKTWDNPEAYDQKAKELAMKFKENFNKFENASSEIKNAGPVV; translated from the coding sequence ATGAATACAGCACAATTCAGCTCTCTTACCGATGAGTTATTAAGTAAAGAAACTACACACAAAAATTTAGCGACACCAAGATTAGTAGAAAGTGCGATCTCTAGAAATGAAGGCGCCCTTACATCAACAGGAGCACTTCAAGTTGAAACGGGTAAATATACTGGACGTTCTCCAAAGGATAAATTCATCGTCATGGAACCTTCTGTAAAAGATAAGATTGATTGGGGATCGGTCAATCAACCGATTGATGAAGAGAAGTTCAATAACTTATATAAGAAAGTCATCGAATACTTAACAAGCAAAGACGAAACATTCGTATTCCAGGGATTTGCAGGTGCGGATAAAGCATATCAACTTCCACTGCAAGTCATCAACGAATATGCATGGCATAATCTGTTTGCACGTCAACTTTTCATACGCCCAAATGAAAACGATTTAAACGACTTCACACCAGAGTTCCAGGTCATTTCAGCACCTGGTTTCCACGCTGATCCTGAAGTTGATGGTACAAACTCTGAAACATTCATCATCATTTCATTTGAAAAGCGAATTGTACTCATCGGTGGAACTGAATATGCTGGCGAAATTAAAAAATCGATCTTCTCGGTTATGAACTATGTGCTTCCGGAACAAGACATCCTTTCCATGCATTGTTCAGCGAATGTCGGCGTCGAGGGTGACGTTGCATTATTTTTCGGATTGAGTGGAACTGGTAAGACAACATTATCAGCAGACCCTAACCGCCGTTTGATCGGTGATGATGAACACGGTTGGGCAAACAACGGGATCTTCAATATCGAAGGTGGCTGCTACGCAAAATGTGTCAACCTTTCCCGAGAAAAAGAACCGCAAATCTGGAATGCGATCCGTTTCGGAACAGTTCTTGAAAACGTAGTCTCAGATGAGTGCTCACGATTGGTCGACTACAACAACACGACTTTAACAGAGAATACTCGTGCAGCTTATCCGATCGACGCAATTCCGAATATCATCACACCAAGCGTTGCAGGAAATCCCAATACGATCATCTTCTTGACGGCAGATGCATTCGGAGTATTGCCTCCGATCAGCAAGTTGACAAAAGAACAAGCGATGTATCATTTCCTATCAGGATATACGAGTAAGCTTGCGGGAACAGAGCGTGGCGTTACTTCACCACAGGCGACATTCTCAACTTGTTTCGGTTCTCCATTCCTTCCATTGCATGCTGAAAGATATACGAAAATGCTCGGTGAAAAAATCGCTCAGCATGATGTTGATGTTTACTTGGTCAACACTGGATGGTCTGGCGGTGAATACGGAGTAGGTAAGAGAATGGACTTGACCCATACTCGTGCGATGGTGCAAGCCGCTTTAGAAGGTGAGTTGCGTTCAACTGAAACGGTCACTGATCCGATTTTCGGACTACACATCCCTACGAGCTGCCCTGGTGTGCCAGGTGAAGTCCTGCAACCTAAGAAAACTTGGGATAACCCAGAAGCATATGATCAAAAAGCTAAAGAACTCGCAATGAAATTCAAGGAAAACTTCAATAAGTTCGAAAATGCAAGTTCAGAAATCAAAAACGCAGGACCGGTTGTATAA
- a CDS encoding S9 family peptidase codes for MEYSFRIENINRFPSPNPDITLSIVTYRSQDLRVKGLLAEPKVDDPLPGILYLRGGIKQVGKVRIARIVQFASQGFVVFAPFYRGNEGGEGKEDFCGEDRYDAYEGLKVLEELPSTDSGSLHLFGFSRGGVMALFTASYHSDLVKSVVVWGGVTDMKLTYEERPGLRKMLKRVVGGSVYKSPERYEERTPLSLVGEIVAPILIIHGVYDENVSIEHAYRLEKELLKHGKSYETWYFEDDHHFSPEKKRKVTYELLQWMKTQ; via the coding sequence ATGGAGTATTCATTTCGAATTGAAAATATAAATCGGTTTCCTTCGCCGAATCCTGACATCACGTTATCTATAGTGACCTACCGTAGTCAGGATTTACGTGTAAAAGGTTTGTTGGCTGAACCAAAAGTGGATGATCCTCTGCCTGGGATTCTATATTTACGCGGGGGAATCAAACAGGTAGGAAAAGTACGGATTGCGCGAATCGTACAGTTTGCTTCTCAAGGTTTTGTCGTATTCGCCCCTTTTTATAGAGGGAACGAAGGTGGAGAAGGGAAGGAAGATTTTTGCGGAGAGGATCGGTATGATGCATATGAGGGATTGAAGGTGCTCGAGGAACTCCCATCAACCGATTCAGGCTCGCTCCATCTATTTGGATTTTCAAGAGGAGGAGTAATGGCTTTGTTTACTGCTTCCTACCATTCGGATCTTGTCAAATCGGTCGTCGTATGGGGTGGAGTGACGGATATGAAGCTGACATATGAGGAAAGGCCAGGTCTACGTAAAATGCTCAAGCGTGTCGTCGGAGGCTCTGTATATAAATCCCCTGAACGATATGAAGAGAGGACACCGTTATCCCTGGTTGGGGAGATTGTTGCACCAATATTGATCATTCACGGTGTTTATGATGAGAATGTATCGATCGAACATGCCTATCGTCTTGAAAAAGAACTGCTCAAACACGGGAAGTCCTATGAAACCTGGTACTTCGAAGACGATCACCACTTTTCCCCCGAAAAGAAACGTAAAGTGACCTATGAATTGCTGCAGTGGATGAAAACCCAATGA
- a CDS encoding ABC transporter substrate-binding protein — MLKGIKRHIIGAVTALFAISLVAAGCSNGSTNDKVRVAEVTRSIFYAPQYVAIEKGFFEEEGIDIELTTTWGGDKTMTTLLSDGADVALVGSETSIYVYAQGTTDPVINFAQLTQTDGTFLVAREKPDTFNWEQLKDSTFLGQRKGGMPQMAGEFGLKKNGIDPHKDMNLIQNVDFGNIPNAFASGTGDYVQLFEPTASLFEKEGIGHVVASFGTESGKLPYTTYMSKESYLNKNKDIVERFTKALYKAQQWVDSHSAKEIAAVIEPYFEDTPIDLIESSTERYKEQHSFATNPILDVEEWNNLQTIMDEAGELPKQVDHSTLVNTEIAESVAK, encoded by the coding sequence ATGCTTAAGGGAATCAAACGACATATCATAGGAGCTGTAACTGCACTCTTTGCTATCAGCCTAGTGGCTGCTGGATGTTCCAACGGATCCACCAATGATAAAGTACGAGTTGCTGAAGTTACCCGTTCGATCTTTTATGCTCCGCAATATGTTGCCATAGAAAAAGGATTTTTTGAAGAAGAAGGGATTGATATTGAACTTACCACAACTTGGGGCGGAGACAAAACGATGACCACTCTCTTATCTGATGGTGCAGATGTCGCACTGGTCGGTTCAGAAACATCCATTTACGTATATGCCCAGGGGACGACGGATCCAGTCATCAATTTCGCACAGCTGACACAAACAGATGGAACGTTCCTCGTCGCACGAGAAAAACCGGATACTTTTAATTGGGAGCAGCTTAAAGACAGTACTTTCCTCGGTCAACGAAAAGGCGGCATGCCACAGATGGCTGGAGAATTCGGTTTGAAGAAAAATGGGATTGATCCACATAAGGATATGAACCTGATTCAAAATGTCGATTTTGGAAACATTCCGAATGCCTTTGCCTCTGGTACTGGTGATTACGTTCAATTATTCGAACCTACTGCCAGCCTATTCGAAAAAGAAGGTATCGGGCATGTCGTAGCTTCTTTCGGTACTGAATCCGGCAAACTGCCTTACACGACTTACATGTCAAAAGAAAGCTACCTTAACAAAAATAAAGACATCGTCGAGAGGTTTACAAAAGCCTTGTACAAAGCCCAACAGTGGGTCGACAGCCATAGTGCAAAGGAAATCGCAGCCGTAATCGAACCTTATTTTGAAGACACGCCAATCGACCTGATCGAATCATCAACTGAACGTTACAAAGAACAACACAGCTTTGCAACAAACCCGATTCTGGACGTTGAGGAATGGAACAACTTGCAAACAATCATGGATGAAGCGGGTGAACTCCCTAAGCAAGTCGACCATAGCACACTGGTCAATACAGAAATCGCTGAAAGTGTAGCAAAGTAA
- a CDS encoding ABC transporter ATP-binding protein, with translation MAFLTVDQLTHAYFSTDSVTTALQDISLEVEEGEFVSFLGPSGCGKTTLLSLIAGLFQPVLGTIIIRNEPVKHAHEQIGYMFQQDYLLPWKTIEQNILLGLKIQDNLNDMSKTLTFELLDHMNLGHTKKKYPHELSGGMRQRIALVRTLATNPKLLLLDEPFSALDYQTKLKLENLVFTTLKEHKKTALLVTHDIGEAIAMSDRVIVFSANPGRIKSEYIVPEHLAKMEPFDVRNHEDYKDIFQMIWEELNELEVEN, from the coding sequence TTGGCCTTTTTAACAGTAGATCAACTCACCCATGCTTACTTTTCAACAGACTCCGTCACAACGGCGTTGCAGGATATCAGCCTTGAGGTCGAGGAAGGCGAATTCGTTTCTTTCCTCGGCCCGAGCGGCTGTGGAAAAACGACCCTGCTTTCCCTCATTGCAGGTCTGTTCCAACCAGTTCTCGGGACGATCATCATACGGAATGAACCGGTCAAACATGCACATGAACAGATCGGATACATGTTTCAGCAAGATTACCTGCTTCCATGGAAGACGATCGAACAAAATATCCTCCTTGGATTGAAGATACAGGATAACTTAAATGATATGAGTAAAACACTGACATTTGAGCTATTAGACCATATGAACCTGGGGCATACGAAGAAGAAATATCCTCATGAACTTTCTGGTGGCATGAGGCAGCGCATAGCACTGGTAAGAACTTTAGCTACCAATCCGAAACTGCTATTGCTGGATGAACCATTCTCTGCACTGGATTATCAGACGAAATTGAAGCTTGAAAATCTCGTGTTCACTACTTTAAAAGAGCATAAAAAAACAGCCTTGCTTGTCACGCATGATATCGGTGAGGCAATCGCCATGTCTGATCGTGTCATTGTTTTTTCAGCAAACCCTGGCAGGATCAAGTCTGAATATATCGTACCGGAGCATTTAGCAAAGATGGAGCCTTTTGATGTTCGAAATCATGAGGATTACAAAGACATCTTCCAGATGATCTGGGAGGAGTTGAATGAGCTTGAAGTCGAAAATTGA